CCACCCACCCCCTCCGGCCCTTCCTCCCGCCTTCACGGCTGCAACCGTTCAATCCGCCAGCCCCCGGCCCCATCCGGCACATACTCAAACCGATCGTGCAAACGGTTTTCCCGACCCTGCCAGAACTCATATCGCGTCGGCCGAACCCGGTATCCGCCCCAAAACGACGGTAACGGGATCTCCCCCGACGCAAACTTCCGCTTCATCTCCTCCCACTTCGCCTCCAGCAACGCCCGCGACGAAATCCGCCGGCTCTGCTCCGAAACCCACGCACCAATCTGGCTCCCGCGCGGCCGCCGCATGAAATAGGCCATCGCCTCGGCCGTCGACACCCGCGCCGCACGACCCTCAATCACCACCTGCCGGCTCAACGGCGCCCAGTAAAACAACAGGCAGACGTGCGGATTGGCCTCCAT
Above is a window of Limisphaera ngatamarikiensis DNA encoding:
- the pdxH gene encoding pyridoxamine 5'-phosphate oxidase — protein: MNLFDLRREFENRPLHRRDLAPDPLVQFERWFLEAREHVELDPNAMCLSTVGPDGRPSARMVLLKSYDADGFVFFTNLESRKAREMEANPHVCLLFYWAPLSRQVVIEGRAARVSTAEAMAYFMRRPRGSQIGAWVSEQSRRISSRALLEAKWEEMKRKFASGEIPLPSFWGGYRVRPTRYEFWQGRENRLHDRFEYVPDGAGGWRIERLQP